One Xenopus tropicalis strain Nigerian chromosome 8, UCB_Xtro_10.0, whole genome shotgun sequence genomic window carries:
- the ccdc120 gene encoding coiled-coil domain-containing protein 120 isoform X1 gives MEGKGGISTAAVSLSGPLLELTLKQRAQLISELSEKQKELQESLRQKLTELRRLCLQEAELTGHVPADFPLEYGERPPVVLRRPKTAFRMSAAAVTRAEEVQLERLERDFAVQLQMAEAARKLSLAAEQSAEMNSEQRRKRRLVYLDALRRLQELEEQTNNLRRKLGLRPTHRDPNNLLDEAHPSENSSLSESGSYEDILGQGARPSPPRIPEHSRIVSNSPERRVGWKVSPMELHCDVHNRRNSMAGAASPTRSFPRSLSSLEGRSVPATPVLSRNACSSSALRSEGPGLCQRQWSGSQDSQVGYPSERPSGHTARSRRSNSSEALIERPPPEAPAKPSYKSSETLSERPQPGAVPPQQWGARSPDPRTPSSSGSSGGNSRLPYEEILMDYYMERQPRGWTEPEGQWFVEPDGSGHYSRRDGYYDGFPGSPALRSRVEMQQRRNAARTKSCGPQLADVGSFQQSWHQRAAPQPSHPGPRSRSQPRAPPPETLERSVHKALALEGLRDWYLRNSAATGGLHRCPVSSQMQYPRYYRPTYPDGHYQAGSPLPHSISFTGAPMHGRHFSEYLGQEWCSQASMQGDGPSDGTPPGTLV, from the exons CTGTCTCGCTGAGTGGCCCCCTGCTGGAGCTGACCCTAAAGCAGAGAGCGCAGCTGATATCGGAGCTGAGTGAGAAGCAGAAGGAGCTGCAGGAGTCGCTGAGACAGAAGCTGACGGAGCTGAGACGCCTGTGCCTGCAGGAAGCC GAGCTTACGGGGCACGTCCCTGCTGATTTCCCCCTAGAGTATGGGGAGAGGCCCCCGGTTGTGTTGAGGAGACCAAAGACCGCCTTCAGGATGAGCGCAGCTGCAGTGACCAGGGCAGAG GAGGTGCAGCTGGAGCGCTTGGAGCGGGACTTTGCCGTGCAGCTGCAGATGGCCGAAGCCGCCCGGAAGCTGAGCCTGGCAGCAGAACAGAGCGCCGAGATGAATAGTGAGCAGCGGCGCAAGAGGCGGCTGGTGTATCTGGATGCGCTACGGCGGCTGCAGGAGCTGGAGGAACAGACCAACAACCTGAGGCGGAAACTGGGGCTGAGGCCCACCCACAGGGACCCCAACAACCTCCTCG ATGAAGCCCACCCATCAGAGAACAGTTCCTTGTCAGAGAGCGGCAGCTATG AGGATATTCTGGGCCAGGGGGCAAGGCCATCCCCTCCTCGTATCCCCGAACATTCCCGCATTGTGTCCAACAGTCCCGAGCGACGAGTGGGGTGGAAGGTCTCGCCCATGGAGCTCCATTGTGACGTCCACAACCGGCGCAACTCCATGGCTGGTGCAGCAAG CCCCACTCGTTCCTTCCCTCGGAGTCTGTCCAGCCTGGAGGGCCGCAGTGTCCCAGCTACACCAGTCCTGAGTCGCAATGCCTGCAGCAGCTCCGCCCTCAG GTCGGAGGGCCCCGGCCTGTGTCAGCGCCAGTGGTCCGGAAGCCAGGACTCCCAGGTGGGCTACCCTAGTGAGCGGCCCTCGGGCCACACTGCTCGGAGCCGGCGCAGTAACAGCTCTGAGGCTCTGATCGAGCGCCCCCCTCCTGAAGCGCCGGCCAAACCCTCGTACAAGAGCTCGGAAACCCTGAGCGAGCGCCCCCAGCCTGGGGCAGTTCCACCCCAACAGTGGGGGGCCCGTTCCCCAGATCCTCGAACCCCCAGCAGTAGCGGCAGCAGCGGCGGCAACTCCCGGCTCCCCTACGAGGAGATCCTGATGGATTATTACATGGAAAGGCAGCCGCGCGGCTGGACTGAGCCCGAGGGCCAGTGGTTTGTGGAGCCTGACGGCAGCGGCCATTACTCTCGGCGGGACGGCTACTACGATGGCTTCCCGGGTAGCCCGGCGCTGCGGAGCCGCGTGGAGATGCAGCAGCGCAGGAACGCTGCCCGTACCAAGTCCTGTGGCCCCCAGCTGGCAGATGTGGGCAGCTTTCAGCAGTCCTGGCACCAAAGGGCTGCCCCCCAGCCTTCCCATCCGGGACCCAGATCTCGCAGCCAGCCTCGTGCCCCCCCACCCGAGACCCTGGAAAGGAGTGTGCACAAAGCTCTGGCCCTCGAGGGGCTTAGGGACTGGTATCTACGCAACTCGGCAGCCACCGGTGGCCTCCACCGCTGCCCGGTCTCTTCCCAGATGCAATACCCGCGCTACTATCGTCCTACTTACCCCGACGGGCACTACCAGGCTggctcccccctgccccactccatCAGTTTCACTGGGGCCCCAATGCACGGCAG gcacttcTCAGAGTATCTTGGGCAGGAGTGGTGTAGCCAGGCCAGCATGCAAGGTGATGGACCATCAGATGGCACCCCGCCTGGCACTTTAGTCTGA
- the ccdc120 gene encoding coiled-coil domain-containing protein 120 isoform X2 yields MEGKGGISTAAVSLSGPLLELTLKQRAQLISELSEKQKELQESLRQKLTELRRLCLQEAELTGHVPADFPLEYGERPPVVLRRPKTAFRMSAAAVTRAEEVQLERLERDFAVQLQMAEAARKLSLAAEQSAEMNSEQRRKRRLVYLDALRRLQELEEQTNNLRRKLGLRPTHRDPNNLLDEAHPSENSSLSESGSYEDILGQGARPSPPRIPEHSRIVSNSPERRVGWKVSPMELHCDVHNRRNSMAGAARSEGPGLCQRQWSGSQDSQVGYPSERPSGHTARSRRSNSSEALIERPPPEAPAKPSYKSSETLSERPQPGAVPPQQWGARSPDPRTPSSSGSSGGNSRLPYEEILMDYYMERQPRGWTEPEGQWFVEPDGSGHYSRRDGYYDGFPGSPALRSRVEMQQRRNAARTKSCGPQLADVGSFQQSWHQRAAPQPSHPGPRSRSQPRAPPPETLERSVHKALALEGLRDWYLRNSAATGGLHRCPVSSQMQYPRYYRPTYPDGHYQAGSPLPHSISFTGAPMHGRHFSEYLGQEWCSQASMQGDGPSDGTPPGTLV; encoded by the exons CTGTCTCGCTGAGTGGCCCCCTGCTGGAGCTGACCCTAAAGCAGAGAGCGCAGCTGATATCGGAGCTGAGTGAGAAGCAGAAGGAGCTGCAGGAGTCGCTGAGACAGAAGCTGACGGAGCTGAGACGCCTGTGCCTGCAGGAAGCC GAGCTTACGGGGCACGTCCCTGCTGATTTCCCCCTAGAGTATGGGGAGAGGCCCCCGGTTGTGTTGAGGAGACCAAAGACCGCCTTCAGGATGAGCGCAGCTGCAGTGACCAGGGCAGAG GAGGTGCAGCTGGAGCGCTTGGAGCGGGACTTTGCCGTGCAGCTGCAGATGGCCGAAGCCGCCCGGAAGCTGAGCCTGGCAGCAGAACAGAGCGCCGAGATGAATAGTGAGCAGCGGCGCAAGAGGCGGCTGGTGTATCTGGATGCGCTACGGCGGCTGCAGGAGCTGGAGGAACAGACCAACAACCTGAGGCGGAAACTGGGGCTGAGGCCCACCCACAGGGACCCCAACAACCTCCTCG ATGAAGCCCACCCATCAGAGAACAGTTCCTTGTCAGAGAGCGGCAGCTATG AGGATATTCTGGGCCAGGGGGCAAGGCCATCCCCTCCTCGTATCCCCGAACATTCCCGCATTGTGTCCAACAGTCCCGAGCGACGAGTGGGGTGGAAGGTCTCGCCCATGGAGCTCCATTGTGACGTCCACAACCGGCGCAACTCCATGGCTGGTGCAGCAAG GTCGGAGGGCCCCGGCCTGTGTCAGCGCCAGTGGTCCGGAAGCCAGGACTCCCAGGTGGGCTACCCTAGTGAGCGGCCCTCGGGCCACACTGCTCGGAGCCGGCGCAGTAACAGCTCTGAGGCTCTGATCGAGCGCCCCCCTCCTGAAGCGCCGGCCAAACCCTCGTACAAGAGCTCGGAAACCCTGAGCGAGCGCCCCCAGCCTGGGGCAGTTCCACCCCAACAGTGGGGGGCCCGTTCCCCAGATCCTCGAACCCCCAGCAGTAGCGGCAGCAGCGGCGGCAACTCCCGGCTCCCCTACGAGGAGATCCTGATGGATTATTACATGGAAAGGCAGCCGCGCGGCTGGACTGAGCCCGAGGGCCAGTGGTTTGTGGAGCCTGACGGCAGCGGCCATTACTCTCGGCGGGACGGCTACTACGATGGCTTCCCGGGTAGCCCGGCGCTGCGGAGCCGCGTGGAGATGCAGCAGCGCAGGAACGCTGCCCGTACCAAGTCCTGTGGCCCCCAGCTGGCAGATGTGGGCAGCTTTCAGCAGTCCTGGCACCAAAGGGCTGCCCCCCAGCCTTCCCATCCGGGACCCAGATCTCGCAGCCAGCCTCGTGCCCCCCCACCCGAGACCCTGGAAAGGAGTGTGCACAAAGCTCTGGCCCTCGAGGGGCTTAGGGACTGGTATCTACGCAACTCGGCAGCCACCGGTGGCCTCCACCGCTGCCCGGTCTCTTCCCAGATGCAATACCCGCGCTACTATCGTCCTACTTACCCCGACGGGCACTACCAGGCTggctcccccctgccccactccatCAGTTTCACTGGGGCCCCAATGCACGGCAG gcacttcTCAGAGTATCTTGGGCAGGAGTGGTGTAGCCAGGCCAGCATGCAAGGTGATGGACCATCAGATGGCACCCCGCCTGGCACTTTAGTCTGA